In the Nodosilinea sp. FACHB-141 genome, ACGACCGCATCGTTAGGGGAAGTCATGGGGTACCTCCCGCCTCGATCTTGTACACCGTTCACCTCCGTTCTCTAGATCTGTTGTATCGCTCTGCGATCGCCGTCTCAGCCTACCGATCCTCACCCCTGCGGTGAATCTAGCTGGGGAAAGGCAACATTTATCTACACCGCAGCGTCTCCCTGGCGGGTCGCCTCGGCCCTAGGGCGCAGACAGTCAAGAATGCGATCAAACTCAAAGTTTCTGGCCCAGCCAGTCAAGGTTTGAGCCACGCTAACCGGAGCGTCGGGCATCTGGTTGAACAGCTCAAGCAGACGATCGTCGGAACCGGCAATGGCTGCCTGGGCCAGACTTTGTTGCCACTCAGGGGACATCGTTCGTAACCACAGCCCAAGCTCCACCGGTGCGGGCGGGGTAACTCCTACTCCAGCCCCCCTAGCAGTGCTGGGGGAAGGGGGAGAGGCGTCAGCCTCAGCAGCGTAGCGGTAGCGCACCGGCAGATAGGCAGCGATCTTTTGCAGTATCGCCTGCATCTGAAAGGGCTTGCGTACGAAATCATCGCACCCGGCGGCTAAGATTTTAGCTCGCTCTTCTTCAAAAGGGCTGGCGGTGAGGGCAATAATTACCGGTTTAGGGTCAAGGTGCAGGGCTCGAATTTGGCCCGTAGCAGCATAGCCGTCGAGACCGGGCATGCGAATGTCCATCCAGATCAGGTGAGGACACCAGCTGCGAGCTTGGTCGACAGCGGCGTAGCCATCTTGGGCCGCCTGCACCTCAAACCCGGCGGCGGTGAGCAGGCGCACCAGCAGGTAGCGGTTGGCCGGGTGGTCTTCAACCACCAACAGCCGCCAGGGGGGGTGATTGTCGGCCAGACCGATAATTGGGGGTTCGTCGAGGGCCGGAAACACCGCCGATCGCTCGATCCGCTGCACGGGCAGCACAAAGGTAAAGGTTGATCCTTGGCTAACTCGGGTCTCAAGGGTGAGCTCACCTCCCATCAGCTGCACAAACTGTTGGCTGATGGGCAGACCCAAGCCGCTGCCCTGGTGCGATGGTCCTAAACCGGCCTCTGACCATCGCAGCCCCGCCGCACTCTGAATGAAGGGCTCAAACAGGCGGTTGATATCTTCAGGGTCAATGCCGGGGCCGGTGTCAACCACGGCAAACTCCAGGGCGACGTTGGCTTCAGGACTGGCCACCCCGGGCTGCTCCAGAACTGGCTGGCAGCGCACTCGCAGCATCACCCGACCGGCTTGGGTAAATTTGATGGCGTTGCCCAGCAGGTTGATCAACACCTGGCGCAGTTTGCCCTCGTCGGTGGCGATGTAGGTTGGCAAGGCCGGGTCACAGTCAAAGCTCAGGCTGAGCCCTTTGGCCTCGGCCTGGAGGGTGAGCATGGCCTCTAGGCTAGACAACAGGTACGACAGATCAAAGGTGGTGACATGGAGCGAAATGCGCCCGGCTTCAATTTTTGACATCTCAAGCACGTCATTGATCAGCGCCAGCAGGTGCTCGCCGCTGCGGCTAATAATTTTTAGGTAGTCTTGGGCCTGGGTCTCTAGATGGCAATCGCGGGTAATCAGCTGGGCAAAGCCGATGATAGTGTTGAGGGGGGTGCGCAGCTCGTGACTCATATTGGCCAGAAAGATGCTCTTAGCCTGGTTGGCGGCATCGGCGGTTTCGCGAGCCTGGCGCAGGGCATCTTCGGTCTGCTGGCGCTCTAGCTCCGCTGCCGCCCGAGCTGCAAAAATGCGCAAAATTAGCTCGCGGGTGTGGTCGTCGACCATGGGTTTGTCGTCGATCACCGCCAGGTGGCCAATCACCTGGGAGGCCGCATCCACTAGGGGAATGCCCAAGAAGCTGATTGCCCCTAGCGACCTCAGCTCGGCATCGTCAGGGTAGAGCACTTGCACCCGCTGGGGTATATAGATCACTTCGCCCGCTATCAGTCGCTCACAGGGAGTGCCCGCTAGGTCATGCTCTAGGCGATCGCCCAGTTGACCCTGCTGCCAAAAGGCCAGGGTGCGGGTGCGGCCTGGGTCTGCCGGCAGCCGTTGGGTGACAAGGACATGGCGCACCTGCAAAATATCGGCCAGATAGCGCACCAGCGACTCAAAGAAATCGCTGCCTGTTTTAGCGGCAGTGCCTTCCACAATCAGCCGCAGCGATTCCTCCTGACGCTTCACCTGGGTTAGGTCTTCGGCCACCCCCACTAGGCGATAGACCTCCCCCTGCTCGTTGCGAATGGGAAAGGCCCGCACCCGCACCCAGGCTGGCTGTCCCAGAGGACGAGTGATGCGAAATTCTTCGTCGTAGCTGAAGTGGGTCAGGGCTTTGGGAGCGGGGCGGCGGGGCAGGCCCCGGATCACCCGATCGCGATCGGCAGGGTGCACCGCCTCGACCCAGGCCCGCGCGTCGTGGTAAAGCTCTTCCCGGCTACGGCCCCAGATGCTTTCGTAGGCAGGCGAAACGTAGGCAAACTGGCGCTGCTGGGGCTCGTAGATCCAAAAAACGCTGTCAATGTATTCCGCCAGCTGGCGAAATTTTTCTTCGCTCTGGCGCAGGGCGGCCTCAGCCTGTTTGCGTTCGGCTTCAAGCCGCATCCGTTCGCTGATGTCGCCAGTCGAGCCCACCAGGCGAATTGGTCGACCCTGCTCATCCCACAGGGCCTGACCCCGGGAGATCACCCACTTGTAGCTCTGGTCGCGGCAGCGCAGCCGATACTCAACCTCGTAGGTGGGCAGGCGGCGCTGAATCAGGTAGGCGTGGTGCACCGCCATAACGCGATCGTAATCGTCGGGGTGAATGCGCGACTCCCAGCGCAAGTCGTCATCGCTCAGCCGTTCGTTCGTAGCCGGGTCGCTGAAGCCCAGCAGCGCCCTGTAGCGCTCGGAGAAAAACGCCGTCTGAGTGCGAAAGTCGAGGTCGTAGATGCCCGCGTTGCTGCCCTGAATGGCTAACTGCCAGCGCTCTTCACTCTGCTGGAGTTTGACCCTGGCCCGCTGCCGCTGCTGCTCTAGTCGGTCGGTGCTGATCACCTTACCAATGCTCTGGGCCATCAGCTCAATAATTTCGGTTTCGTGCTGATTGAACCCATGGGGGCGCGGGGTGGTGTCAAAAAAGCACAGGTTGCCATAGACCTCGCCCTCCACCCAGATTGGGGTGCCCAGGTACGACTCTAGCCGCAGTGCTTGATATAGGGGGTGCTGGCGCAGCTCCGGCTGGGTACCAATGTGGGTAAAGCTGACGGTGCGCTGCTGATAAATAGCCAGGCTGCAAAAGGTGTCGTCGAGGGGGCAGCGCCAGTCGGGCTTTAGCCTCGGTAGATTGGCCTCCGTGGCGATCGCCACGTAGTCTCCGTCCTCGATCTTGCCCACTAGCCCACCGGTAAATCCCAGCATCTGACGGCCGGTATTGAGGTAGTCGTGGAGCAGGGCATCAAAGCTGTCAAACTGGGTCAGGCTGAGGCGGTGCAGGTGCTTTAGGCTCTGGCTAAAGTGGTTGAGCGCCTGGGAGTTTTGCAGCAAAATTTGCTCGGCTTGCTTGCGGGCAGTAATGTCGCGGTACTGCCAGAGGTGACCCTCTAGGCCGCGATCGCCTCCTAGGGGCACGTAGTCGCGCTCTAGAGTGCGACCATCGGCTAGGGCAATCTCTTCGGCCACCACCGGCTGCTGGGCCTGCCGCAGGGCTGCTATGCGCCGAGTAAAGGCGATGGCATCGACCCACAGACCGGCACTATCCTGGGCAAAGGCTTGGCCATCGGCCCCAACTAGAGCGGCTGGGGGCAGATCCAGGCGAAACAGGTCGCAACAGGGCTGGTTGACCATGAGCACCTGGCCGGTTGGGGTCTCCAATATCACCCCCACCTGAAGGTGCTCAATCAGCGTAGACAGCTGAGCCGTTGCTTGATGAAGGCTGGCCTCGGCCTGGTTGCGATCGCAGATTTCCTGCTGAAGCTGCTGGTTTTGCACCGTCATGCAGTGCTGCAAGCGCCGAATTGTCAGCTGATTTGCCACTCGGGCCAGCAGTTCTTCAACTTGGAAGGGTTTGGTGAGATAGTCGGCAGCCCCCACCTCAAAGGCCTTAACCTTATCGAGCGCCTCATCCAGGGCGCTGAGAAAAATCACCGGGATGGCCTGGGTATTGGGGTCAGCCTTCAGCCGCTGACACACCGCATAGCCATCCATCTCGGGCATGCGAATATCTAGCAGAATCAGGGCGGGCTGGGTGGTGTTGACGGCCAGCAGCGCCATGGCCCCGCTGCGGGCGCACCGCACCCTATAGCCCTGGCCCTTAAGGGTTTTAGAGAGAAACCTGAGGTTTTCTAAGGAGTCATCTACGATCAGCAGAGTTTCGCCCGCCGCAACTCGATCGGCGTAGCGCATTGCAGGGTCGGGGCAGGGAAGCGGCATGACTCGAGGCGTTAGAGCAAGACCAATGTAGCCAAGATTCCCGAATTGGAGGGGTTTTGCCCAAAACTAGCCAAACCGCTGTTGGCGACGACGGGAAATTTGGTTGGGGGCCTCAAGCATTTCATCGGCCAGCTACGCCACCACGGTAGCTAACCCGTAGCCATTGGGGAGGGGGGTTAGATCCCTCTTCCCGACAACTCTTACCCCGGGGCGGGCTATAGACAACCGGCGGAACTCCTGCTCCCTTGCTGTGACGCTATCTTGGGAACATATTCATAGCGAGCGGCAACTGTGGCAACAGCGTGAACGCAGCAGCGGCAATCCGATCAGGCTGGGGCGGGGCGATGCTGCTGGCGCGGAAATTCTGCGATCGCTGCGGGCATTCTAAGCTACGCACCCCTGCGACGGCTGAGGCCACCATGAAAATTCTTCTGGTCGACGACGACGAGGTCTTAATCGAGCGGCTGACCAGCGATCTAGCCGCCCAACATTACGTTGTCGACACCACCACCGACGGGTTGCTGGGCTGGGAGTATGCCCGGTCTACCTCCTACGATCTGATCGTTTTAGACATTGATATGCCGGGTTTAGATGGGCTGTCGCTGTGTCGTCGGCTGCGCCAGACGGGCTATGTCGGGCCAATTTTGCTGCTGACCGGGCGCGGCAGCAACAGTGACAAGGTCGAAGGGCTCAATGCCGGTGCCGACGACTACCTGGTTAAACCCTATACCCTGACTGAGCTGACCGCCCGCCTGCGCGCGCTGCTGCGCCGCCCCACGGTGATGAGCAGCCCCACTCTGCACTGGGGCCAACTCCGGTGCGACCCCAAGGCGAATTTGGTAACAGTAGCCGACCAGACGGTGGTGCTTTCTCCCAAGGAATATGGGTTGCTGGAACTGCTGCTGCGCCACCCCGATCGCATTTTCAGCAACACAGTGTTGCTAGAACGGCTGTGGAGCGCCGACGACTGCCCTGGAGAAGAAACCATTCGCACCCATATTAGGCGGCTGCGGCGCAAGCTCAAGCAGGCCGGTGCCGACGATATGGTCGAGAACGTCTACGGCATGGGCTATCGCCTCAGGCCTGCTCCACCGGCCGCCGAGCCAGAGTTGCCTCAGCCCGACCCCTCCCCAGAGCAGGCCAAAGCAGCGGCCGCCCGAGCCGCGGCGATCGCCGCCTTTGACCAGTTTCGACCCATCCTGAGCGATCGCATGGCCGCCCTGCGCCGGGCGGCGACTGCCCTCAACCAGCCTCCTTTGCCCGAGGAGGTGCGGTCACTGGCCCAGGGAGCTGCCCACAAGCTGGCCGGCTCCCTGGGCCTGTTTAGCCTAACCGAAGGCTCACACCTAGCCCGCCGCCTCGAAGACTGGCTCATGCAGCCCGATGCAGCCCAGGGCGGTGAGTTTACTGCTCTAGTGGATCAACTCGATGCTCAGCTAGCCGCCGGCCCCAAGGAGATCTCCACGCCCCCCGTTGAGTCACGCATTGTGCCCTTGGCCGTGCCGCTGCGCCCCACAGATACCCGGTATCGGGTGCTGGCTGTTGATGACGACCCGTTAATTTTGGCTCAGCTCCAGCGCCTGCTGCCCCCCTGGGGCCTCGACGTGGTGACGCTCGATGACCCCCGCCAGACCTGGGCCGCCTTGGAGGTCAGCCCTCCTGATCTGGTGCTGCTCGATTTGGATATGCCCCATGTCAGGGGTGTGGAGCTATGCCGGCAGCTGCGCCAGCAGGAGCGCTGGCAGACCCTGCCGATTTTATTTCTCACCGCCTGCCGCGAGACGGTTGCCGTCTATGAGCTTTACCAGGCGGGGGCCGACGACTATCTGCCCAAGCCCATTCTGGAGCCAGAGCTGGTCAATCGCCTGTTTCAACGGCTAGAGCGGGGCCGCCTGCTGCAAACCCTAGCGGGCACCGACCCGCTCACCGGCCTGGCTAACCGCCGCAAGGGCACCATTGAATTCGACCTGCTGCTGCACCTAGCTCACCGCTCCCCTCAGCCCCTCAGCCTGGTGCTGCTGCACCTGAGCCCTGATCTGGCCTCTGCAAAGGACTTAATGGTGGCGCTGGCGGCGGTGCTGCCGACCCTGACGCGCCAAGGCGATGCGATCGCCCGCTGGGGATCGCAAGAAATTTTGATCGGAGCGCTAGCCCCTGCCTGGTCTTCCCCCCAGGATGCGCTGGGGCCACCCCTGGCTCAGCTCTTAGCCGACCAGCTGCGCTCAAGCTCAGGCAATCTGGATCTACCCCTAGGCTTCCTCTTGGGCGCAGCCACTTTCCCAGCCGATGGCCATACCCTGGACCGCCTGTACCAAGAGGCGATTCACCGCCTAGCCCCCCTCGGATAGACTGACCGAGGGCAGGCTCTGGGTGGGGTTTAGCCCCGCAGTAATCGAGTTCTGTATTTAGTAACCGGCATGTACCGGCATTTGTATCATGGCCGCCAAACGCATCTTAATTATTGATGACGAAGCCGACGTGCGCGAGATTGCCAAGGTTAGCCTAGAAATCACCAAAAACTGGGAGGTTACGACCGCCGCCTCTGGTGAGGAGGGCGCGGCCTTGGCGGTCACCTATCGTCCTGACGCCATCTTGCTCGATGTGGTCATGCCCAAGGTTGACGGTCTCGCCACCCTGCTTAAACTCGGTGAAAATATTGAGACTCAGCACATTCCAGTGATTTTACTGACGGCTACCCTACGGCTGGCCACCCAACAATCCTTTGTGGCGGCGGGGGCGCGGGCCGTGCTGATCAAGCCCTTTGATCCTGGCCTGCTGGGCGGACAAATTGAGTCTGTTTTGGGATGGCAGTAGCGCCAGTGTGAGAGGATTCAAGGTGTTCACATAGCTGTCACTTTTGTTTTCTATTCTGAAAAAGACGTCTTGCCAGCAGCCCCGCTATGCTCCCCCTAATAGTGGTCGAGGAGTTCATCTCTTCCTTTAAATTCTGGAATCAGGGCATTCATGACGGCATGCTCTACCGGAATGACTTTTACATTAGCTTGCAGCAGTTCCCCCTGGCTGACCGGCTCCAGGCCTACCGCCAAGCTACCCAGGAAAGTAATAAAGGATTTAAGGTATGCATCACCGTGTCAAAGACCCACTACACCATCTGGGTCGAGATGCGATCGCAGACCGCCTAGTCTCCTAGCACTCCCGCCCTGCTTGCTCCACCTAGCCTCGCCCCCAATGTCTCAACCCACTAACGTTTCTATAGCCTTAAGCATCTTCCATGGCGTACTCCAACTCGGCTCAGCCCAGTGAGGATTTGTGTTCGATTGCCGACTGCTCAGCCCACCCCTTCGATGACGTCTCGCTGCTAATCTGTCACGAGCTACGCACTCCCCTCGCCTCAATTCAGGGGGCGCTTAAGCTTTTGGGGTATCAGCAGTCGGGGTCGCTCTCCGACGATGGTCAAAGGCTGCTGGCGATCGCCATCAACAACGCCGACCGCCTCAACCGGCTGGCCAACGCCCTAGAGAACCAGCCCACGCCCCTACTGACGCTGCTCTCAACGGCCGAGCTAGAGCTGCTTCAGCTCGAAAACGACCTGCACCAGGCGGTGGAGGAGCAGGCCATCCACCTGGCCTACCAGCCGATTGTATCGATTGAGCACAACCGGATTATTGGCTTTGAGGCGCTGGCCCGATGGCATCACAGCAGCCGGGGCATCATTTCGCCAGAGGTGTTTATTCCCCTAGCCGAGAAGGCCGGTCTGATCGATACCCTGGGGCTGTTTTTGCTCGATCAGGCCTGCCAACAGCTGCACCAGTGGCAGGTGCAGTTTCCGGCGGTGACTCCCCTCAGCGTCAGCGTCAATCTCTCGGCGGTGCAGCTGCGCCATCCCCAGCTGGTGGAGCACATTGGCCAAATTCTTGAGCGCCACCACATTGCCCCCCACAGCCTTAAGCTCGAAGTCACCGAAAGCGCGCTGATTGAAAACAAGGACCTAGCCCTCAGGGCTCTAGTCGAACTTCAACAGCTGGGCATACAGCTCTACATCGACGATTTTGGCACGGGCTATTCGTCCCTGGGGCGGCTGCAAGACTTGCCCTTTGACACCCTCAAAATCGATCGCTCGTTTATTCGCAACAAAAACTGGGCGATGAGCGAGGCCATCTTTATGCTGGCTGAGCGGCTGCGGCTCGATGTGATTGTTGAAGGAGTAGAGACTCTCGACGACTTGATCACCCTCAAAGAGCTGGGCTACAAGAAAATGCAGGGCTACTACTTCTCCCGGCCCATCGACGGCCAAGAGATTGCCTGCCTGCTGATGCGCCAGGTGCTGGATGGTCAGCTGTCGTTTGCCCCTGAGCTAGCACGGGTTGCCTAGGCAACCTCGCTCCCCTCAACCGGCCGGGAAACGCGCTCTACAACTGGTGCCCTGTATGATGACTCAAATTAAAGAGACTCCGTGCCCGGGGTGGGAGGACGACTGCCCCCACCTGGCCCTGCTGATCCAAGATGGTGAGCGCCGTCAGATTATGCCGCTGGGCAAGCGATTTTATTCCATTGGCCGCGATCGCACCAAAGATATTCGCCTGGTGTCTGAGGGGGTCTCTGGCCACCACGCCAGCCTAGTGTGGCTCGACCACTGCTATGTGATTCACAGCGACGACGCTACCGACGGCCCCAGTTGTCAGCCGCTGACAATTAACGACAACCCGGTGCAAACTAGCCCCCTCCGCCCCGGCGACGCCATTGGCTTTTGCCATGGCGTACGCGCCCGACTGATTACCGTGCGGTCTGGAGTTCCGGTTGCTCCGCCTCTCTGTCTGCTGCCGTCGCCGGCCCATGCGATCGCGCCTGGTGCCAGCCTGCTGAATCATTTCCCTGACCTGATGCTGAAGTTTGATGCCAATGGCTCTATTCTCGATGTTAAGCCTTCTGTAGACCCCGACCTCAGCCGGTTGCCCATCGGCGCAGCGGGCCAGTCGATTGTGAGCTGCTTTGAGTCGAGCTTTGCCGCTAAACTGTTTAGCTACGGTCAGATGGCCAGTCGCACTCAGTCGCTGCAATGCTTTGAGACCGAGTTGACTGTAGAGCAGCAGAAGATTTTTTGCGAAGCCCGCCTGCTGCCCACCGAGCAAGGCCACCGAATTGCCATTATTCGCAATGTCACGGAGCGCAAGCGGCTAGAGCTGGAGTTGCGATCGGGGGCAATTCACGACACCCTGACTAGCCTGCCCAATCGCCGCTTTTTTATGGAAAAGGCAGCTCATGCGATCGCCCTCAAACGCACTAGTGCCGCCTACAGTTTTGCGGTGTTGTTTATTGATCTAGACGACTTTAAAGGAGTCAACGATAGCTTGGGCCATCGGGTGGGTGACCAGCTGCTGGTGGAAATTGCCCTTCAGCTCAAAGCCTGCCTGCGCCCCCAGGACACCGTCGCCCGGCTGGGGGGCGACGAGTTTGCCATTTTGCTGCATGAGGTTGCCTCGGGCGAAGCCGCCGTTGCCGTGGCCACCCGGATTCAACAGGCGCTGGCTTTGCCGCTGCTGCGCGACCATCCAGAGGTGTGTTCGAGCGCCAGCATTGGCATTGCCTTAAGGACTGAAAGCGATGACAGTGTAGAGGCTATGCTCAACCACGCCGATATGGCCATGTATCGGGCCAAAGCCTTGGGCGGGTCGCAGTACGCGGTGTTTGATCCGGCCATTGATCCCGCTTGACAGCGGCTAGTGACAGCGCTGGCCAGCGGGTAAGGGAGCGATCGCCCTGAAAGACCAGATTGACCTAGCCTTCGCCGCCGCTCTCCATCGCACAACGAAAGGGAATGGCCCTGAACCCTGCACCTTGCACCCCACAGCTTTCACAAACCGCTAGGGATTCTCTTTGCCGTAGGCCTGCCAGGCTAGGTCGACCAGGCCGTTAACGATCGCAGCGGCGACCACAGGGCTGCCTTTGCGGCCGTTGATGGCCACATGGGGCACCATGGTGTCTTGCAGGCGGCCTTTGATCACAGCGGTTTCTATGAACCCGGCGGGGGTCGCGACCACCAGCGCCGGGCGCACCTTGTCGGCGTCGATCAGGTCGACCAGAGTAGACAGGGCCGCCTCTGAAGACCCGATGATAAAGATGCCTTCAGGGTAGCGCTGGGCTAGGGTCTCTACCCCCCACGAGGCTTGGCTTTTGCCCTTCTGAGGCCGGGTCAAGGCGTCCATGCTGCAATAGACTGGGTTGGCAAAGGTCTGCTGAATGCAGGGGGTAATGCCCACCTGCACCATGGGCACATCGACAACGATGGTGGTGCGGGCCGCCAGGGCTGCGGCCCCCGACTGCAGCGCCTGGTCAGAGAAATGAATGAGATCTTTGAAGGCAAAGTCGGCGGTGGCATAGATTACCCGGCGCACAATTTCGTATTCCGATGGCGAGAAGCTGTGGTCGCCAATTTCGGAGTCAATCACGCGCAGGCTTTGGGCATCGGTCACATGCCATTCCATAGGGGGCCGGTTAAAAGGGGTGGGTCAGTTTGCTGGGCTAAGTTTAGCCAGGTCTGGGGTGTAGCGCAACCAGCAGCGCGATCGCCACAGCTGG is a window encoding:
- a CDS encoding bifunctional diguanylate cyclase/phosphodiesterase; this translates as MAYSNSAQPSEDLCSIADCSAHPFDDVSLLICHELRTPLASIQGALKLLGYQQSGSLSDDGQRLLAIAINNADRLNRLANALENQPTPLLTLLSTAELELLQLENDLHQAVEEQAIHLAYQPIVSIEHNRIIGFEALARWHHSSRGIISPEVFIPLAEKAGLIDTLGLFLLDQACQQLHQWQVQFPAVTPLSVSVNLSAVQLRHPQLVEHIGQILERHHIAPHSLKLEVTESALIENKDLALRALVELQQLGIQLYIDDFGTGYSSLGRLQDLPFDTLKIDRSFIRNKNWAMSEAIFMLAERLRLDVIVEGVETLDDLITLKELGYKKMQGYYFSRPIDGQEIACLLMRQVLDGQLSFAPELARVA
- a CDS encoding response regulator, whose amino-acid sequence is MAAKRILIIDDEADVREIAKVSLEITKNWEVTTAASGEEGAALAVTYRPDAILLDVVMPKVDGLATLLKLGENIETQHIPVILLTATLRLATQQSFVAAGARAVLIKPFDPGLLGGQIESVLGWQ
- a CDS encoding response regulator, which produces MPLPCPDPAMRYADRVAAGETLLIVDDSLENLRFLSKTLKGQGYRVRCARSGAMALLAVNTTQPALILLDIRMPEMDGYAVCQRLKADPNTQAIPVIFLSALDEALDKVKAFEVGAADYLTKPFQVEELLARVANQLTIRRLQHCMTVQNQQLQQEICDRNQAEASLHQATAQLSTLIEHLQVGVILETPTGQVLMVNQPCCDLFRLDLPPAALVGADGQAFAQDSAGLWVDAIAFTRRIAALRQAQQPVVAEEIALADGRTLERDYVPLGGDRGLEGHLWQYRDITARKQAEQILLQNSQALNHFSQSLKHLHRLSLTQFDSFDALLHDYLNTGRQMLGFTGGLVGKIEDGDYVAIATEANLPRLKPDWRCPLDDTFCSLAIYQQRTVSFTHIGTQPELRQHPLYQALRLESYLGTPIWVEGEVYGNLCFFDTTPRPHGFNQHETEIIELMAQSIGKVISTDRLEQQRQRARVKLQQSEERWQLAIQGSNAGIYDLDFRTQTAFFSERYRALLGFSDPATNERLSDDDLRWESRIHPDDYDRVMAVHHAYLIQRRLPTYEVEYRLRCRDQSYKWVISRGQALWDEQGRPIRLVGSTGDISERMRLEAERKQAEAALRQSEEKFRQLAEYIDSVFWIYEPQQRQFAYVSPAYESIWGRSREELYHDARAWVEAVHPADRDRVIRGLPRRPAPKALTHFSYDEEFRITRPLGQPAWVRVRAFPIRNEQGEVYRLVGVAEDLTQVKRQEESLRLIVEGTAAKTGSDFFESLVRYLADILQVRHVLVTQRLPADPGRTRTLAFWQQGQLGDRLEHDLAGTPCERLIAGEVIYIPQRVQVLYPDDAELRSLGAISFLGIPLVDAASQVIGHLAVIDDKPMVDDHTRELILRIFAARAAAELERQQTEDALRQARETADAANQAKSIFLANMSHELRTPLNTIIGFAQLITRDCHLETQAQDYLKIISRSGEHLLALINDVLEMSKIEAGRISLHVTTFDLSYLLSSLEAMLTLQAEAKGLSLSFDCDPALPTYIATDEGKLRQVLINLLGNAIKFTQAGRVMLRVRCQPVLEQPGVASPEANVALEFAVVDTGPGIDPEDINRLFEPFIQSAAGLRWSEAGLGPSHQGSGLGLPISQQFVQLMGGELTLETRVSQGSTFTFVLPVQRIERSAVFPALDEPPIIGLADNHPPWRLLVVEDHPANRYLLVRLLTAAGFEVQAAQDGYAAVDQARSWCPHLIWMDIRMPGLDGYAATGQIRALHLDPKPVIIALTASPFEEERAKILAAGCDDFVRKPFQMQAILQKIAAYLPVRYRYAAEADASPPSPSTARGAGVGVTPPAPVELGLWLRTMSPEWQQSLAQAAIAGSDDRLLELFNQMPDAPVSVAQTLTGWARNFEFDRILDCLRPRAEATRQGDAAV
- a CDS encoding precorrin-8X methylmutase, encoding MEWHVTDAQSLRVIDSEIGDHSFSPSEYEIVRRVIYATADFAFKDLIHFSDQALQSGAAALAARTTIVVDVPMVQVGITPCIQQTFANPVYCSMDALTRPQKGKSQASWGVETLAQRYPEGIFIIGSSEAALSTLVDLIDADKVRPALVVATPAGFIETAVIKGRLQDTMVPHVAINGRKGSPVVAAAIVNGLVDLAWQAYGKENP
- a CDS encoding response regulator gives rise to the protein MKILLVDDDEVLIERLTSDLAAQHYVVDTTTDGLLGWEYARSTSYDLIVLDIDMPGLDGLSLCRRLRQTGYVGPILLLTGRGSNSDKVEGLNAGADDYLVKPYTLTELTARLRALLRRPTVMSSPTLHWGQLRCDPKANLVTVADQTVVLSPKEYGLLELLLRHPDRIFSNTVLLERLWSADDCPGEETIRTHIRRLRRKLKQAGADDMVENVYGMGYRLRPAPPAAEPELPQPDPSPEQAKAAAARAAAIAAFDQFRPILSDRMAALRRAATALNQPPLPEEVRSLAQGAAHKLAGSLGLFSLTEGSHLARRLEDWLMQPDAAQGGEFTALVDQLDAQLAAGPKEISTPPVESRIVPLAVPLRPTDTRYRVLAVDDDPLILAQLQRLLPPWGLDVVTLDDPRQTWAALEVSPPDLVLLDLDMPHVRGVELCRQLRQQERWQTLPILFLTACRETVAVYELYQAGADDYLPKPILEPELVNRLFQRLERGRLLQTLAGTDPLTGLANRRKGTIEFDLLLHLAHRSPQPLSLVLLHLSPDLASAKDLMVALAAVLPTLTRQGDAIARWGSQEILIGALAPAWSSPQDALGPPLAQLLADQLRSSSGNLDLPLGFLLGAATFPADGHTLDRLYQEAIHRLAPLG
- a CDS encoding GGDEF domain-containing protein, with translation MMTQIKETPCPGWEDDCPHLALLIQDGERRQIMPLGKRFYSIGRDRTKDIRLVSEGVSGHHASLVWLDHCYVIHSDDATDGPSCQPLTINDNPVQTSPLRPGDAIGFCHGVRARLITVRSGVPVAPPLCLLPSPAHAIAPGASLLNHFPDLMLKFDANGSILDVKPSVDPDLSRLPIGAAGQSIVSCFESSFAAKLFSYGQMASRTQSLQCFETELTVEQQKIFCEARLLPTEQGHRIAIIRNVTERKRLELELRSGAIHDTLTSLPNRRFFMEKAAHAIALKRTSAAYSFAVLFIDLDDFKGVNDSLGHRVGDQLLVEIALQLKACLRPQDTVARLGGDEFAILLHEVASGEAAVAVATRIQQALALPLLRDHPEVCSSASIGIALRTESDDSVEAMLNHADMAMYRAKALGGSQYAVFDPAIDPA